Proteins encoded within one genomic window of Geotalea daltonii FRC-32:
- a CDS encoding cache domain-containing protein, whose translation MAFKIAKVRRKLFIPLVMSMAVFLCGLIYTVYRLQWDHIQSDTVLRLDAFHKNYQSQIQNETDLLNAFLVLLKEDEKLQKAWLSGDRQALLRDALPIFEGLRNRSRITHFYFITTDKICFLRVHKPESFGDLIDLTTVDIAAHLGKPANGVEMGPYGTVALRSVHPWYIDGKLTGYIELGEDVEQLTARISKLMNMELLSVVDKKFLDKGKWEQGLRMSGRYGNWDQYRNYVVVSTNNDRQYPGLDRILEVSDKDRNFLLRSGGRSLSGGFDASIDAAGNIIGKFVLFSDVTWEERSIYGLLLRLGALTLVISGLALAFFDWYISRIHFQQAVSPVEEQNVPEAKKPAEL comes from the coding sequence ATGGCTTTTAAAATAGCGAAAGTACGAAGAAAGCTGTTCATTCCCCTTGTAATGTCGATGGCGGTTTTTCTCTGCGGCCTCATCTACACTGTCTATCGTTTACAGTGGGATCACATCCAGTCTGATACAGTGTTGAGGCTAGATGCTTTCCACAAGAACTACCAGAGCCAGATCCAGAACGAAACCGATCTCCTCAATGCGTTTCTCGTGCTGCTCAAGGAAGATGAAAAGCTGCAGAAAGCCTGGCTGTCCGGGGACCGTCAGGCCCTGCTGCGCGATGCATTGCCAATATTCGAGGGGTTGCGCAATCGGAGCCGGATTACCCACTTCTACTTCATTACCACCGACAAAATATGTTTTCTCCGCGTGCATAAGCCGGAAAGCTTCGGCGACCTTATCGATCTGACCACCGTCGACATTGCCGCCCATTTGGGTAAGCCCGCCAATGGCGTGGAAATGGGACCCTATGGCACTGTGGCGTTGCGATCGGTCCACCCGTGGTACATCGACGGCAAGTTGACGGGATACATCGAACTGGGTGAAGACGTGGAGCAGCTGACCGCACGTATCTCCAAGTTGATGAACATGGAACTTTTGTCGGTTGTGGACAAGAAATTTCTCGACAAGGGGAAATGGGAACAGGGATTGAGGATGTCGGGGCGTTATGGGAACTGGGATCAGTACAGGAACTACGTCGTTGTTTCCACCAACAATGATAGGCAGTATCCAGGATTGGACCGCATCCTGGAAGTTTCGGACAAGGACAGGAACTTTCTCCTAAGATCGGGCGGGCGGTCGTTGAGTGGCGGTTTTGACGCATCCATAGACGCTGCAGGAAATATTATCGGCAAATTTGTGCTTTTTTCCGATGTAACCTGGGAAGAGAGAAGCATTTACGGACTGCTGTTGAGGCTGGGGGCGCTTACGCTGGTGATCTCCGGCCTGGCCCTGGCCTTCTTCGACTGGTACATCAGCCGCATTCATTTTCAGCAGGCAGTGTCACCGGTGGAGGAGCAGAATGTTCCGGAGGCTAAGAAGCCGGCGGAACTATGA
- a CDS encoding hydrogenase large subunit, translating into MTDTSFMKTFYNGESLPLAAVPEVRLEEFLQAIINAADHGWKISAFFGEGNPAELNLYVVLTARADGLIGVMRSKCSGNFPSITPYCPQANLFEREIAEQFGIVPEGHPWFKPLRFHQSFRPGYDAWGRADRSAILPGVTDFYRVEGEEVHEVAVGPVHAGVIEPGHFRFQCHGEEVFHLEIALGYQHRGIEAALIGGPKPRTLYEMETIAGDTTVGHAWAHCMILESLANIHLPAKAEVLRGIGLELERLANHTGDLGAIAGDTGYLPTSSYCGRIRGDFLNMSAILCGSRFSRGLIRPGGTGFDCSRKQSDELLQRLASARKDLTNAVDLIWATPSVLARLEATGTVSRETAKELALTGPAARACGIATDTRQDFPFGIYQMSQIPVVTARSGDVYGRTLVRWLEAEKSLEFLEEQLRQLPSGRHATHMGAPAGERLAVALTEGWRGEVCHVALTDESGRFSRYKIVDPSFHNWPGLAMALRGQQISDFPLCNKSFNLSYCGFDL; encoded by the coding sequence ATGACAGACACCTCCTTTATGAAGACGTTTTACAACGGCGAGTCCTTACCACTTGCCGCAGTCCCCGAGGTGAGACTGGAAGAATTTCTCCAGGCCATTATAAACGCCGCAGACCACGGCTGGAAAATCTCCGCTTTTTTCGGTGAAGGAAACCCTGCCGAGCTTAATCTCTATGTTGTGCTAACAGCCAGAGCCGACGGCTTGATCGGAGTGATGCGCAGCAAATGCAGCGGCAATTTTCCCTCCATTACCCCTTACTGTCCACAGGCCAATCTTTTCGAGCGTGAAATCGCCGAGCAATTCGGGATAGTACCGGAAGGACACCCCTGGTTCAAACCGCTCCGTTTCCACCAATCCTTCAGGCCCGGTTACGATGCCTGGGGACGAGCCGACAGGAGCGCCATCCTCCCCGGTGTCACCGATTTCTACCGGGTCGAGGGAGAGGAAGTCCACGAAGTTGCAGTCGGGCCGGTCCATGCCGGAGTGATAGAGCCGGGACATTTCCGTTTCCAATGCCACGGCGAAGAGGTTTTCCACCTGGAAATAGCCCTGGGATACCAGCACCGGGGCATCGAAGCGGCATTGATCGGCGGACCGAAACCACGAACCCTCTATGAGATGGAAACCATAGCCGGAGACACCACCGTCGGCCACGCATGGGCCCACTGCATGATCCTGGAGTCTCTGGCCAATATTCATCTGCCGGCCAAGGCAGAGGTACTACGGGGTATCGGCCTGGAACTGGAACGACTGGCAAATCATACCGGGGACCTGGGGGCCATCGCCGGCGACACCGGCTACCTTCCCACCTCGTCCTACTGTGGCCGTATCAGGGGCGATTTCCTCAATATGAGCGCCATCCTTTGCGGCAGTCGCTTCAGCCGGGGGCTGATCCGCCCCGGCGGTACCGGCTTCGACTGCAGCCGGAAACAGTCGGACGAACTCCTGCAGCGACTGGCATCAGCGCGAAAAGATCTGACCAATGCCGTCGATCTTATCTGGGCGACCCCTTCGGTGCTTGCCCGCCTTGAAGCCACTGGTACCGTCAGCAGGGAAACGGCCAAAGAGCTCGCCCTCACCGGCCCAGCAGCAAGAGCCTGTGGCATTGCCACCGATACACGCCAGGATTTCCCTTTCGGCATCTATCAGATGAGCCAGATTCCCGTGGTTACCGCCAGAAGCGGAGACGTTTACGGGCGGACTCTGGTCAGATGGCTGGAAGCGGAAAAATCACTGGAGTTCCTGGAGGAACAGCTGCGTCAGTTGCCCAGCGGTCGCCATGCTACCCATATGGGGGCGCCGGCCGGAGAAAGGCTTGCCGTGGCCTTGACCGAAGGCTGGCGAGGAGAGGTCTGTCATGTGGCGCTGACCGACGAATCGGGCAGGTTCAGTCGTTACAAGATTGTCGATCCATCTTTCCATAACTGGCCGGGACTGGCCATGGCCCTGCGCGGCCAGCAGATATCGGATTTTCCCCTGTGCAATAAGAGCTTCAACCTGTCCTACTGCGGATTCGACCTTTAA
- the nuoB gene encoding NADH-quinone oxidoreductase subunit NuoB, protein MLKTILARIHQKHRTLKYPDEPAQLPELFRGYPVLNAEACPADCRLCANACPFGAISRNENCLALDMGKCLFCPECTLSCPHGAIRFSRDEKLAARTRRDLIVSSDGERKLTEALEAKMLSLFGRSLKLREVCAGGCNACEADVNVLSTVAWDLGRFGIQFVASPRHADGILVTGPVTENMREALLKTYEAVPAPKIVIASGACAINGGPFMDSPEVHNGVDGLLPVDLYIPGCPPHPFTILDGLLRLLGRLQEGK, encoded by the coding sequence ATGCTTAAAACCATACTCGCCCGCATCCACCAGAAACACCGCACCCTGAAATATCCCGATGAACCGGCACAATTGCCTGAGCTTTTCCGCGGTTACCCTGTCCTCAACGCCGAGGCCTGCCCTGCCGACTGCCGTCTGTGTGCCAATGCCTGTCCATTCGGCGCCATCAGCCGCAATGAAAACTGTCTGGCACTGGATATGGGCAAATGCCTGTTCTGTCCGGAGTGCACCCTGTCGTGCCCCCATGGAGCCATCAGGTTCAGCCGCGATGAGAAGCTGGCGGCAAGAACTCGCCGGGATTTGATCGTATCTTCGGATGGAGAGCGGAAATTAACCGAAGCGCTGGAAGCAAAAATGCTTTCCCTCTTCGGCCGGTCTCTGAAACTGCGTGAGGTATGTGCAGGGGGGTGCAATGCCTGTGAGGCAGATGTGAACGTTCTGTCAACGGTGGCTTGGGACCTGGGACGATTCGGCATCCAGTTCGTGGCATCGCCGCGCCATGCCGACGGCATCCTGGTGACCGGTCCGGTTACTGAAAATATGCGGGAAGCGCTGCTGAAGACCTATGAGGCAGTGCCGGCACCGAAAATCGTCATCGCCAGCGGTGCCTGTGCCATCAACGGAGGGCCTTTCATGGACTCGCCGGAGGTGCACAATGGTGTGGATGGGCTGCTACCTGTGGATCTTTATATCCCTGGCTGCCCTCCCCACCCGTTCACCATACTTGACGGCCTGCTCAGGCTGTTGGGCCGCCTTCAGGAGGGGAAATAA
- a CDS encoding proton-conducting transporter transmembrane domain-containing protein — protein sequence MFYSLVLLPLVGALLAWFIPSNRHRPLVLPLFAALHLSLTVDAFIAPPAPSPGGWLVLDPIGKLFLGVETLLFLTCAVYAVGYLSHRQERSNRVLCMGLLVCLSAMTLVTISHHLGLLWVALEATTLTMAPLIYFNRNARSLEATWKYMLICSVGIALALLGLFFLAYSTVVAQKEATLLLEPLIASAGQLSPAWLNAAFIFLLVGFGTKMGLAPLHTWKPDAYGEAPGLVGALLAGGLVNCAFLAIIRVYQVCMRASETAFYHNAMIVLGLVSMAFAAVFVVRQADFKRMLAYSSVEHVGILAIALGIGGDALFGALFHVINNGLTKGVLFLTSGNIHRAYGSKNCEQVKGALHRVPWSGALFLAGFIAITGSPPFSPFLSEFTIVSSIFSQKQPLVGALFLLFLAIIFLGMASSVLPVVMGRMTPAVTRTSYRDSFLTVGPPLFLMAIILVLGLWLPAPLKALLQQSAQLLEVRP from the coding sequence ATGTTTTACAGCCTGGTTCTGCTACCACTGGTCGGCGCACTACTGGCCTGGTTCATACCTTCCAACCGCCACCGGCCGCTGGTGCTTCCCCTTTTTGCCGCTCTGCATCTGAGCCTGACCGTCGATGCATTCATTGCCCCCCCCGCCCCGTCTCCGGGGGGATGGCTCGTGCTGGACCCGATCGGCAAACTGTTTCTCGGCGTCGAGACCCTTCTTTTCCTTACCTGCGCCGTCTATGCGGTGGGCTACCTCTCCCACCGCCAGGAACGATCAAACCGCGTCCTGTGCATGGGGCTTCTCGTCTGCCTGTCCGCCATGACCCTGGTAACCATTTCCCATCATCTGGGGCTACTCTGGGTTGCCCTGGAAGCCACCACCCTCACCATGGCGCCTCTCATCTACTTCAACCGCAATGCCCGGTCCCTTGAAGCCACCTGGAAATACATGCTCATCTGTTCGGTGGGCATCGCCCTGGCCCTGCTCGGCCTCTTCTTTCTTGCCTACTCTACCGTTGTCGCCCAAAAGGAAGCCACGCTCCTGCTGGAACCACTGATCGCTTCAGCGGGTCAGCTTTCACCGGCCTGGCTAAATGCTGCCTTCATCTTCCTTCTGGTAGGCTTCGGCACGAAGATGGGTCTGGCGCCGCTTCACACCTGGAAGCCGGACGCTTACGGAGAGGCTCCAGGCCTGGTGGGAGCGTTGCTGGCAGGGGGACTGGTTAACTGCGCCTTCCTGGCCATCATCAGGGTTTACCAGGTTTGCATGCGGGCCAGCGAAACCGCCTTCTATCACAATGCCATGATTGTCCTGGGTCTTGTTTCAATGGCCTTCGCCGCCGTGTTTGTCGTGCGGCAGGCCGATTTCAAGAGAATGCTCGCCTATTCCAGCGTGGAGCACGTGGGAATTTTGGCCATAGCCTTGGGGATAGGTGGCGATGCCCTCTTCGGGGCGCTGTTCCACGTCATCAACAACGGCCTGACCAAAGGGGTCCTGTTCCTCACCTCGGGGAATATTCACCGGGCCTATGGCAGCAAGAATTGTGAACAGGTGAAAGGAGCGTTGCACCGGGTCCCATGGTCGGGGGCGCTCTTTTTGGCAGGATTCATCGCCATCACCGGCTCCCCCCCCTTCAGCCCGTTTCTCAGTGAATTCACCATCGTCAGCAGCATCTTCAGCCAAAAACAACCCCTGGTCGGAGCCCTGTTCCTGCTCTTCCTGGCCATCATCTTCCTCGGTATGGCCTCCTCCGTGCTGCCGGTGGTAATGGGCAGAATGACACCGGCCGTCACCAGGACCTCCTATCGTGACAGCTTCCTTACGGTCGGGCCGCCCCTGTTCCTGATGGCCATCATTCTGGTACTGGGGCTATGGCTGCCGGCCCCGCTGAAAGCACTCCTGCAGCAATCGGCCCAGCTTTTGGAGGTACGGCCATGA